The DNA region CCCCGCGGGTTCGGCCGAAACCGTGACGGCCGCACTGGTCGACGCGATCGGCATCGCGCCGCGCGAAACCGACGTCCGCACCCTCAGCCACATGGAGACCGTGCTGTACCTGGCGGGTGGCGTCGTCGACCAGCCCCGCGCGGAATTCACCAACGGCTCCGACATCGTCGAGGCCCTCACGCTCGACGTCATCGCCGCCATCCTCGACGTGATGACCCGGTTCTCCAGTGTCGGCGGCACCGGCTGGGTCCAGATCAACACCCTCGACGGCGCCATCCGCGACCTCACCCCCACCGCGACCGCGTTCCCGTGGCGCGAGCACGCGGCGCTGGTGGAATGGGGTGCGTTCGAACCGATCCCGCACGACTCCGCCCTGACCTGGCTGTCGGACGCGCACGCCACCCTCGCCCCGCATTCGGTCGGCGCGTACGTCAACTATCTGGAGCCGGGCGACCCGCTGTCGCGCTACTACGGCGCCAACTACGCGCGCCTGGCCAAGCTCCGCAACCTCGTCGACCCGAACACCCTGATCCACTCGACCCTGGCGCCCTGACCCGGCGCTACTGGTCCAGGGCCTCGATGAGGGTGTCGAGGCCCGAGCCGACCGATGCGCGCTGGGCGGGAGTAAGGGTTTCCAGGGCGGCCGCGAATCGTTGGATTCGCGCCGAGGTGAGGCCGGTGACCAGGTCGTGGGCCGCCGCGGTGGCGGTGAGGAGCTGGGCCCGGCCGTCCTCGGGATCGGCGTCGCGAGTCAGGTAGCCGCCCTTTTCCAGGCCCGTCACTATGCGGGACATGGTGGGGGCGCTGACCCGTTCGATATTGGCCAGATCGCCCAGGCGCAGGGGGCCCGAGCGGGCCACCGTCGCCAGGGCGGAGGCCGCGCCGGAACTCAGCGCCCCGATGTCGCCGGCGTGACGCAACAGGCGCAGCAGGCGGCCGATGGAGTGGTACAGGTCGGCGGCCTCGGTGAGCAATTCGGGGTCGGCGACACTGGCGGGCTCGGGCAGCGTGATCTCCTCCGTCAGATTCCCTCGCGGGCGGCTTCACGCAATTCGGCCGCCTCGTCCGTGACAGTCGGGCTACCGGCGAACCAGGAGGCCGCCGCGCCGATCAGCATCATAATCGCGGCTCCCAGGAAGACCACGACCAGTCCCGAGTGGAACGGGCCGGAGATCAAGTGCGGGAAGAACTCCTGACCGGTCAGCACATCGCCGTGGACGCCGGGCTGATCGAGAGTGCCGGTGGGTCCGAGCAATTCCTTGATCGGGTTGTAGCCCAGGAACGCCGCGAACAGGCTGCCCACCGGAGGCATGTCCGAGATCGCCGCGGCCGCCGGCGCGGGCACACCCTGCTGCTGCAGCCCCGTGTTCATGGCGTCCGGCAGCGTATTCGACAGGCCGATGATCATCAGCGAGAAGAACAGGCCGATCGACAGCGCCATACCGCCGTTGAACAGCGTGCCGCGCATGCCCGAGGCCACACCGCGCTGGGCGGCCGGCACCGACGACATCACCTCGGCGGTATTCGGCGAGGCGAACATGCCCGAGCCGAGACCGTTGAGGGCGATGACGAGCGCGAACACCCAGTAGTCGAAGTCGACCGGCAGCACCACCAGCAGCACGAACGTCAAACCGGTGATCAGCATGCCCACGGTGGCGAACAGCCGCGCCCCGTACTTGTCCGACAGCTTGCCCGAAACCGGGCCGGCGATAAGGAATCCCACGGTCAGCGGCAGCAGGTAGATGCCCGCCCACAGCG from Nocardia tengchongensis includes:
- a CDS encoding MarR family winged helix-turn-helix transcriptional regulator, translating into MLTEAADLYHSIGRLLRLLRHAGDIGALSSGAASALATVARSGPLRLGDLANIERVSAPTMSRIVTGLEKGGYLTRDADPEDGRAQLLTATAAAHDLVTGLTSARIQRFAAALETLTPAQRASVGSGLDTLIEALDQ